The Pseudomonas benzenivorans region CGACCAGCTCCAGACAACGCTGGCAAACCATCTTGACCTCGACCTCGAGCTCGCTGTGCATAACCACGGCGTTGCGCTCGTCGCGCTCGAAGACAAACTTCGCGCTTACCGTGCCGGCATTATCGGCAAGCGGGTCGCAGAGCCTGTGCAAGTCGGCCAGCGCCACCACTCCCTCGAGAGCGGTACCGCGATCGGCCAATTTGCGCGGATCAACGTGAGGTGGAATCGGACCATTCGACATAGGCGCCGCATTCTAGGGATGCGCCCACCCCCTGTCAAAGGAAATTCGGCCTGTCCAGCACCCGGAGCGACCGCTAGAATCGCCCTCCTTATATAAGGAGTACGTCATGCTGCCTCTGGTGCTCGCTTCCAGCTCCCCCTACCGCCGCGAACTACTGGCTCGCCTGCGCCTGCCCTTCACCTGGAGCGCGCCGGCCATCGACGAGAGTCGCTTGCCGAACGAGGACGCCAGCAGCCTGGTTCGCCGCCTGGCCGAGGAGAAAGCCCGCGCCCTGAGCGACAGCCACCCACACCACCTGATCATCGGCTCCGACCAGGTGGCCGTCCTGGATCAGGACATCCTCGGCAAGCCGCATAACTTCGCGCGCGCGCGCAGCCAGCTACTCGCCGCCAGCGACCGCAGCGTCACCTTCCTGACCGGCCTGGCCTTGCTCAACAGCGAAACCGGCCAGTGCCAGGTCGACTGCATTCCCTTCACCGTGCACTTCCGCCCCCTGAGCGAAGAGCAGATAGGGCGCTACCTGGAGGCGGAGCAGCCCTACGACTGCGCCGGCAGCTTCAAGGCAGAAGGCCTGGGCATCAGCCTGTTTCGCAGCACCGAAGGCAGCGACGCCAACAGCCTGATCGGCCTCCCTCTGATCCGCCTGGTGGACATGCTGCACGAGGCCGGCATCGACATTCCCTGACACCCGAACGAAGAAGCCCGGCCAAGGCCGGGCTTCAGCAGCAGCGAAAAACCTAGCGCAAGGCCGGCCCCTGGAAGCCCATCCACATGGCCAGATGCTCGGCGACACTGGCCCCGAGGCGCTTGGCGAAACGATCGAATGGGGTTTCCTGAACAGTGAAGTCGACCACCTCCTCCACCCCGACCACTTCCCGCGCCACATAGCTGGAATTACCCAGGGCGTCGACCAACCCCAGCTCGAGCGCCTGCTCGCCAGACCAGACCAGCCCCGAAAACAGCTCGGGATGAGCCTCCACCTTTAAGCGCTCGCCCCGCCCCTGCTTGACGCTGTCGATGAACTGCCGATGAGTGGTCTCCAGAACCCCCTGCCAGAAACGCTCCTCCTCCTCCTTGGGCGGCTGGAACGGATCGAGAAAGGTCTTGTGCTCACCCGAGGCATACACCCGACGATCGACACCCAGCTTCTCCATGACCCCGACGAAGCCGAAACCCGCCGCAGTCACACCGATGGACCCGACCAGACTGGCCTTATCGGCATAGATCTGATCCGCCGCACTGGCGATGTAGTAGGCCCCAGAGGCCCCCAGATCACTGATCACCGCATACAGCTTGATCGCCGGATACTTGGCGCGCAGCCGGCGAATTTCGTCATAGATATAGCCGGACTGCACCGGACTGCCGCCCGGGCTATTGATCCGCAGTATCACACCCCTGGTATTGGCATCCTCGAAGGCCGCGCGCAGGCTGCCGACGATATTGTCGGCACTGGCCGCCTCTTTGTCGGCGATCATCCCCCGGACTTCGATCAGCGCGGTATGAGCACCACTCTTCGACGCCCCCTTCTGCCAATCGAGCAGCGGCGCAAACAGCGCCAACGCCACGAACAGGTAAAGGAAGGTCAGCAGCTTGAAGAATATCCCCCAACGCCTGGCCCGACGCTGCTCCTGCACACCAGCCAGCAGGGTCTTTTCCAGCAGCTGCCAGCTCTTGGCATCGCCCTCACCCACAGCCGACGCCTTCCACTCATCCGACATAATGACTCACCTCATCCTTCTGCTCGGTCGCACCACCCTCGAGCCAGGTGCGCAACGCCGTGAAATCCTCAATCGCCAGCTTCGGAGCATAGCGGCGCAACGCCGATAAAGGCTGTGCACCATACCCCACCGCCACCGAATCCATGCCGGCGCGCTGCGCCATCAGCAGATCGAAAGCCGAGTCCCCGACCATCAACGCCCGAGCCGCGGAGACCCCGCAATGGGCGAGAATCTGCTCCAGCATAAGCGGGTCCGGCTTGCTCGCCGCCTCGTCCGCGCAGCGCGTCGTATCGAAATAATTCAGCCAGCCACGCTGCGCCAGCACCCGATGCAGGCCATGACGCCCTTTACCCGTCGCCACGGCCAGGGCATAACCTGCGGCACGAAACGCCTCAAGCGCCTCGGCCACCCCCGGGAACAGCGCCGATGGCTCGGCCTCCAGCGCCAGGTACTGCTCACTGTAACAACGCCGGAAACGCTCAACGAGGCTTGGCTCGTCCAGCTCTGGATACAGGGAGCGAATCGCCTCGGGCAACCCAAGACCGATGATGCCCTTGACCCGCAGATCGCTGCAGCGCTCCAGCCCACAGGCATCGGCCGCACGGTGCATCGACTCGACGATACGACCAATGGAGTCGACCAGAGTGCCATCCCAATCGAAGATCAGCAGCCGATAGTCAGACACTCAGCCGCCCCAGCGTATGCGCCCACATCTCATCGACCGGCGCCTCGAGGCGCAGCTCGCCGCCATCGGGCAGCGGCACCACCAGGGCATAGGCATGCAGGAACAGGCGCTTGCCGCCCAACTCGCGTATTTCCCGCGTGAAATCGTCATCGCCATACTTGCTGTCGCCGGCGATGCCGTGCCCCGCATGCTGGGCGTGCACGCGAATCTGATGGGTACGACCGGTCACCGGCTTGGCCTCCACCAGGGTGGCGAACTCGCCGAACCGACGCAGCACGCGAAACAGGGTCAGCGCCTCCTTACCCTCGGCGCTGACCTCGACCATACGCTCGCCCGAGCGCAAATTGCTTTTCTGCAGCGGCGCATTGACCTGCTTCTTCGCCGTCGCCCAGTGACCGCGTACCAGGGCCATATAGCGCTTGTCCACGCCATCGCCGCGCAAGGCCTCGTGCAGGTGACGCAACATGCTGCGCTTCTTGGCGATCATCAGCAGGCCGGAGGTATCGCGATCGAGGCGATGCACCAATTCCAGCTCCTTGGCATCCGGACGCAACTGGCGAAACGCCTCGATCACCCCGAAGCTCAGGCCGCTGCCACCGTGCACGGCGATGCCGGCCGGCTTGTTCAGCACGATCAGCCCCTTATCCTCATAGAGGATCGCCGCCTCCAGACGCTCCAGCAGCCCCTGCGCCACCGGCACCGGCTCGTCGCGTTCGGCCAGACGCAGCGGCGGCACGCGCACCACATCGCCGGCCTGCAGCTTGTATTCGGGCTTGATCCGCCCCTTGTTCACCCGCACCTCGCCCTTGCGCAAGATGCGGTAAATCAAGGTCTTGGGCACCCCCTTGAGCTGAGTGCGCAGGAAGTTGTCGATACGTTGGCCGGCGAGTTCCGGTGCAACCTCGAGCAGCTGGACGCCGGAGGTTGGAGAGGCAGGAATAGTCATCGCGCAATCATAACAATTTTTCATGGATTTGAAGCACTTAATCATTGCTGCTATAGTCGCGAACGCCGCCAAAAGCGGCCTGGTCTGCGGATGTGCGCCAAACTACCATCCCCACACCGACGCAACCCATTCAGGACGCGAGGCCGTCCGACGGGTTCTTCAGAGATAGAAAGGCCACAATGGCCCTCGAAGAACTCGGAAATAACGCCTTAGTAATAGATGCGCGGCCCTCCCCTTTGGAGGGCTGCGGTGAATACCAACCCGCTGCAGATTCTGCGAGCGGCACCCGATTTTCAGCGATACGTGTAGGGTGGAGATGTACAACTGTCGGCCTGCGTAGCACATAGCTTTACCAAGACGCCTCATCTCGTCCGCTACCGGCAGCTGATTCCTCCTCCTGAGCAAGTGCTTTCTGTCACAACAGCAAGCAGGAGACGTCTGTCGCGGCCCAGCACAACTGGCTGACTGCCGCTTGACAATGAAACGATTTACGACCGTTTCTGACGCGCCTGACACCGACCCTGAGAGTCGTGTGTGCCGAACGCCGTTTCCGCCAGCACCGGAAACCGACGGTACTACATGAAAAGAATGCTGATTAACGCAACTCAACCCGAAGAGTTGCGTGTTGCCCTCGTCGACGGCCAACGCCTGTACGATCTGGACATCGAATCGGGCGCCCGCCAGCAGAAGAAGGCCAACATCTACAAAGGCCGCATCACCCGCGTCGAACCCAGCCTGGAAGCCGCCTTCGTCGACTTCGGCTCCGAGCGCCACGGCTTCCTCCCCCTCAAAGAAATCTCCCGCGAATACTTCAGCAAGGCCCCCGAGGGTCGCGTCAACATCAAGGACGTACTCAAGGAAGGCCAGGAAGTCATAGTCCAGGTCGAGAAAGAGGAACGCGGCAACAAGGGCGCAGCCCTCACCACCTTCATCAGCCTGGCCGGCCGTTATCTGGTGCTGATGCCGAACAACCCGCGCGCCGGCGGCATCTCCCGACGCATCGAGGGCGAGGAGCGCAACGAACTGCGCGAGGCCCTCAACGGTCTCAACGCCCCGGCCGACATGGGCCTGATCGTCCGCACCGCCGGCCTCGGCCGCTCCAGCGAAGAGATGCAGTCGGACCTCGATTACCTGCTGCAGCTGTGGAGCGCAATCAAGGAAGCCTCCCTGGACCGCGCCGCGCCTTTCCTGATCTACCAGGAAAGCAACGTGATCATCCGCGCCATCCGCGACTACCTGCGCCAGGACATCGGCGAAGTGCTGGTCGACAGCGTCGAGGCCCAGGAAGAAGCCCTGACCTTCATCCGCCAGGTGATGCCGCAGTACGCCAGCAAGATCAAGCTGTACGAAGACAGCGTCCCGCTGTTCAACCGTTTCCAGATCGAAAGCCAGATCGAGACCGCCTTCCAGCGCGAAGTGAAGCTGCCGTCCGGCGGCGCCATCGTCATCGACCCGACCGAGGCCCTGGTGTCCATCGACATCAACTCGGCACGCGCCACCAAGGGCAGCGACATCGAGGAGACTGCCCTGCAGACCAACCTCGAAGCGGCCGAAGAGATCGCTCGCCAACTGCGCCTGCGCGACATCGGCGGCCTGATCGTCATCGACTTCATCGACATGACCCCGGCGAAGAACCAGCGCGCCGTCGAGGAGAAGGTGCGCGAGTGCCTGGAAGCCGACCGCGCCCGCGTCCAGGTCGGCCGCATCTCGCGCTTCGGCCTGCTGGAGATGTCCCGTCAGCGCCTGCGTCCGTCTCTCGGCGAGACCAGCGGCATCGTCTGCCCGCGCTGCGACGGCCAGGGCATCATCCGCGACGTCGAATCGCTGTCGCTGGCGATCCTGCGCCTGATCGAGGAAGAGGCCCTGAAGGACCGCACCGCCGAGGTCCGCGCCCAGGTGCCGATCCCGGTCGCCGCCTTCCTGCTCAACGAGAAGCGCAACTCGATCACCAAGATCGAGCTGCGCACCCGTGCGCGTATCGTCATTCTGCCGAACGATCACCTGGAAACCCCGCACTTCGAGGTGCAGCGCCTGCGTGACGACAGCCCGGAAGCGCAAACCAGCCAGTCCAGCTACGAGATGGCCACGGCGGAAGTCGAGGAAGAGAAGCAGGCCGCCGCCACCCGCACCCTGGTCCGCCAGGAAGCCGCGATCAAGGCCGCACCGCCCCGCACCGCACCGACCCCGACTCCGGTCGAGGAAGCGCCGGTTGCCGCTCCGGCTCCCGCCAGCGAACCTAGCCTGTTCAGGGGTCTGGTCAAGTCGCTGGTCAGCCTGTTCGCCGGCAAGGAAGAGGAAAAGCCCGCGGTCATCGAGAAGAAGACCAGCGAACGCCCGGCCCGCAGCGAAGAGCGTCGCAGCGGCCGCCAGCAGAACCGCAGCCGCGGCGGTCGTCGCGACGATGAGCGCAAACCGCGTGAAGAGCGCAAGCCGCGTGAAGACCGTGCACCGCGCGAAGAACGCCAGTCCCGTGAAGAGCGCGCGCCCCGCGAGGAGCGTCAGCCCCGCGAAGAACGCCAGCCACGTGACGCCGTAGAGGTACGCGAGCCCCAGGAAGTGCGGCAGTCGCGCCCACCGCGGGAAGGGCAGGAAGGTCGCCGCGAGCGCAAGCCGCGC contains the following coding sequences:
- a CDS encoding HAD-IA family hydrolase; this encodes MSDYRLLIFDWDGTLVDSIGRIVESMHRAADACGLERCSDLRVKGIIGLGLPEAIRSLYPELDEPSLVERFRRCYSEQYLALEAEPSALFPGVAEALEAFRAAGYALAVATGKGRHGLHRVLAQRGWLNYFDTTRCADEAASKPDPLMLEQILAHCGVSAARALMVGDSAFDLLMAQRAGMDSVAVGYGAQPLSALRRYAPKLAIEDFTALRTWLEGGATEQKDEVSHYVG
- the rluC gene encoding 23S rRNA pseudouridine(955/2504/2580) synthase RluC, whose protein sequence is MTIPASPTSGVQLLEVAPELAGQRIDNFLRTQLKGVPKTLIYRILRKGEVRVNKGRIKPEYKLQAGDVVRVPPLRLAERDEPVPVAQGLLERLEAAILYEDKGLIVLNKPAGIAVHGGSGLSFGVIEAFRQLRPDAKELELVHRLDRDTSGLLMIAKKRSMLRHLHEALRGDGVDKRYMALVRGHWATAKKQVNAPLQKSNLRSGERMVEVSAEGKEALTLFRVLRRFGEFATLVEAKPVTGRTHQIRVHAQHAGHGIAGDSKYGDDDFTREIRELGGKRLFLHAYALVVPLPDGGELRLEAPVDEMWAHTLGRLSV
- the rne gene encoding ribonuclease E codes for the protein MKRMLINATQPEELRVALVDGQRLYDLDIESGARQQKKANIYKGRITRVEPSLEAAFVDFGSERHGFLPLKEISREYFSKAPEGRVNIKDVLKEGQEVIVQVEKEERGNKGAALTTFISLAGRYLVLMPNNPRAGGISRRIEGEERNELREALNGLNAPADMGLIVRTAGLGRSSEEMQSDLDYLLQLWSAIKEASLDRAAPFLIYQESNVIIRAIRDYLRQDIGEVLVDSVEAQEEALTFIRQVMPQYASKIKLYEDSVPLFNRFQIESQIETAFQREVKLPSGGAIVIDPTEALVSIDINSARATKGSDIEETALQTNLEAAEEIARQLRLRDIGGLIVIDFIDMTPAKNQRAVEEKVRECLEADRARVQVGRISRFGLLEMSRQRLRPSLGETSGIVCPRCDGQGIIRDVESLSLAILRLIEEEALKDRTAEVRAQVPIPVAAFLLNEKRNSITKIELRTRARIVILPNDHLETPHFEVQRLRDDSPEAQTSQSSYEMATAEVEEEKQAAATRTLVRQEAAIKAAPPRTAPTPTPVEEAPVAAPAPASEPSLFRGLVKSLVSLFAGKEEEKPAVIEKKTSERPARSEERRSGRQQNRSRGGRRDDERKPREERKPREDRAPREERQSREERAPREERQPREERQPRDAVEVREPQEVRQSRPPREGQEGRRERKPREERQPRELRAPLDAPESSASEEPRAERERPQREPRQPRPPREERVAREEQSQAEEEVLNTEAQMADDDQEGSEGAERPRRRSRGQRRRSNRRERQRDASGNLIEGGEEASETGDETAATPSATAAAVAVSEVASEAASGEAPVVEQAASETPREQDERPATQPAPAAEAEQSEEAAPASAESPAPAPEEAPSVSEEKPETTQEVAAAEPVAEPAPAAEAEPAPAPTPAPSAGGRAPNDPREVRRRQREAERLARDAAEAAAAAPQAEPAPVDAEPTSESSDTAETKVEAVEQVADEAAEAPAKAAEQQPDHQAEDAETQQDEQAEKEKPHA
- a CDS encoding S49 family peptidase, with amino-acid sequence MSDEWKASAVGEGDAKSWQLLEKTLLAGVQEQRRARRWGIFFKLLTFLYLFVALALFAPLLDWQKGASKSGAHTALIEVRGMIADKEAASADNIVGSLRAAFEDANTRGVILRINSPGGSPVQSGYIYDEIRRLRAKYPAIKLYAVISDLGASGAYYIASAADQIYADKASLVGSIGVTAAGFGFVGVMEKLGVDRRVYASGEHKTFLDPFQPPKEEEERFWQGVLETTHRQFIDSVKQGRGERLKVEAHPELFSGLVWSGEQALELGLVDALGNSSYVAREVVGVEEVVDFTVQETPFDRFAKRLGASVAEHLAMWMGFQGPALR
- a CDS encoding Maf family protein, with amino-acid sequence MLPLVLASSSPYRRELLARLRLPFTWSAPAIDESRLPNEDASSLVRRLAEEKARALSDSHPHHLIIGSDQVAVLDQDILGKPHNFARARSQLLAASDRSVTFLTGLALLNSETGQCQVDCIPFTVHFRPLSEEQIGRYLEAEQPYDCAGSFKAEGLGISLFRSTEGSDANSLIGLPLIRLVDMLHEAGIDIP